One segment of Setaria viridis chromosome 4, Setaria_viridis_v4.0, whole genome shotgun sequence DNA contains the following:
- the LOC140222494 gene encoding uncharacterized protein → MQSAALLGRSRPARSPFPWLALLDGTFLSVPDGEVHRIPAAAPGDSHCHGSVGGWLFLEHLDAASGVFSLSLTNPFSEDDVVRLPDAIWRHEPLDDHDAARRPILHKPPVPLSPMDGGGGRPSPDSLFAVLITDCAYQSVIYIFQSSAAAAFRVPGRERISDVALVDGKLYALSPKKLFVLEVDSSRKAGEPKTPSMKPIADAVDTPAPAGILYKTIAVRGMLVRTGTTLLNPAVNCCMSGASLDICALCQMKKIG, encoded by the exons ATGCAG TCGGCTGCCCTCCTTGGCCGATCGCGTCCGGCTCGGAGCCCGTTCCCGTGGCTCGCCCTCCTCGACGGCACCTTCCTCAGCGTCCCGGACGGCGAGGTCCACCGcatccccgcggcggcgccgggcgactCCCACTGCCACGGCTCCGTAGGCGGCTGGCTCTTCCTCGAGCACCTCGACGCCGCCAGCGGCGTGTTCTCGCTGTCGCTGACGAATCCCTTCTCCGAGGACGACGTCGTGCGGCTGCCCGACGCCATCTGGCGCCATGAGCCGCTGGACGACCACGACGCCGCGCGACGCCCGATCTTGCACAAGCCGCCCGTGCCGCTCTCGCCcatggacggcggcggtggccgcccGTCGCCGGATTCCCTCTTCGCCGTGCTCATCACGGACTGCGCCTACCAGAGTGTGATCTACATCTTCCagtcctcggccgccgccgcgttcagAGTGCCCGGTCGTGAGCGCATCTCCGATGTCGCGCTCGTCGACGGGAAGTTGTATGCACTCTCGCCCAAGAAGCTCTTCGTCCTTGAGGTCGATTCGAGCCGCAAAGCAGGGGAGCCAAAGACCCCATCCATGAAACCCATTGCCGACGCCGTCGAtaccccggcgccggcggggatcCTTTACAAAACCATTGCTGTGAGGGGTATGCTTGTGCGTACTGGAACTACCTTGCTGAATCCGGCGGTAAACTGCTGCATGTCAGGCGCCTCATTGGATATTTGTGCACTTTgccagatgaagaagataggatgA